In Thermococcus thioreducens, a genomic segment contains:
- a CDS encoding NAD(P)/FAD-dependent oxidoreductase: MVSGKTYDVVVIGAGPAGLFAAYELAERSDFKVLVIDEGGDIDQRICPMYELGYCIGCQPCHIMSGVGGAGGLSDGTINLRPDIGGDLSELTGDENYAWQLVWEVDRIFLRHKAPKNLFKGNPDQVRYWEQRAAQAGVKFIPIIQRHIGSDRTPGVISDIKRHLEGKGVEFLLWTKALEFRQGRVKVKRGKDIFDINTRYIIVAPGRGGADWFHEVAGRIALRARHGPIDVGVRVEVPAIIMEPITSINHDPKFHIYTDTYDDFVRTFCTNPNGFVVEERYDGYVGVNGHSMHEKKSNNTNFAFLTRIELTEPVEDTTAYGRSIAQLATTIGGGKPILQRLGDLRRGRRSTWARIRRSDVEPTLKHVTPGDIAMALPHRVVTNILEGLEKLDKVLPGVASGHTLLYAPEIKYYAMKVEVDENLETSIEGIFAAGDGAGLSRDIVNAAATGLLAARGILKKEGLYTEKDFREPGNWKAKIESLV; the protein is encoded by the coding sequence ATGGTTTCTGGGAAAACCTACGATGTCGTGGTAATCGGCGCCGGCCCGGCGGGACTTTTTGCGGCCTACGAGCTGGCGGAAAGGAGCGATTTTAAGGTTTTGGTAATCGACGAGGGTGGAGACATCGACCAGAGGATATGCCCAATGTACGAGCTCGGCTACTGCATAGGCTGCCAGCCCTGCCATATAATGAGCGGTGTCGGCGGGGCAGGCGGCCTAAGCGACGGCACGATAAACCTCCGCCCGGACATCGGCGGTGACTTAAGCGAACTTACTGGGGACGAGAACTACGCCTGGCAGCTCGTCTGGGAGGTAGACAGGATTTTCCTCAGGCACAAAGCGCCGAAGAACCTCTTCAAGGGCAACCCCGACCAGGTCAGGTATTGGGAGCAGAGGGCGGCACAGGCCGGAGTAAAGTTCATCCCGATAATCCAGAGGCACATAGGCTCGGACAGGACGCCCGGGGTTATCTCGGACATAAAGCGCCACCTCGAAGGCAAGGGCGTTGAGTTCCTCCTCTGGACGAAGGCCCTGGAATTCAGGCAGGGACGGGTGAAGGTAAAGAGGGGAAAGGACATCTTCGACATAAACACCCGCTACATAATCGTCGCCCCCGGACGGGGAGGGGCGGACTGGTTCCACGAGGTGGCAGGGAGGATAGCCCTCAGAGCAAGGCACGGGCCGATCGACGTCGGCGTTCGTGTTGAGGTGCCCGCGATAATCATGGAGCCCATAACGAGCATAAACCATGACCCCAAGTTCCACATATACACCGACACCTACGACGACTTCGTGAGAACCTTCTGCACCAACCCGAACGGCTTCGTGGTTGAGGAGCGCTACGACGGCTACGTTGGAGTAAACGGACACTCAATGCACGAGAAGAAGAGCAACAACACCAACTTCGCATTCCTGACGAGGATAGAGCTCACCGAACCGGTCGAGGACACCACCGCCTACGGGAGGAGCATAGCCCAGCTGGCGACGACGATAGGTGGCGGAAAGCCCATACTCCAGAGGCTCGGCGACCTGAGGCGCGGGAGGAGGAGCACATGGGCGCGCATAAGGAGGAGCGACGTCGAGCCGACGCTGAAGCACGTTACTCCAGGAGACATAGCGATGGCCCTGCCGCATCGCGTTGTCACCAACATCCTGGAGGGTCTGGAGAAGCTCGATAAAGTTCTGCCCGGAGTCGCCAGCGGCCACACCCTGCTCTACGCGCCCGAGATCAAGTACTACGCCATGAAGGTCGAGGTTGATGAGAACCTTGAGACGAGCATCGAGGGCATCTTCGCCGCCGGCGACGGGGCAGGTTTGAGCCGGGACATAGTGAACGCAGCGGCGACAGGATTGCTCGCCGCGAGGGGCATACTCAAGAAGGAGGGCCTCTACACGGAGAAGGACTTCAGGGAACCGGGTAACTGGAAGGCGAAGATAGAGAGCCTCGTCTGA
- a CDS encoding alpha-amylase/4-alpha-glucanotransferase domain-containing protein: MVNFIFGIHNHQPLGNFGWVLESAYERSYRPFMEILEDYPNMKVAVHISGPLLEWLEENRPEYIGLLRSLVRKGQLEIVVAGFYEPVLAAIPKEDRIEQIRLLKDFAKKLGYDAKGVWLTERVWQPELVKSLRQAGIEYVIVDDYHFMSAGLSKEELFWPYYTEDGGEVIAVFPIDEKLRYLIPFRPVEKTVEYLHSLDDGDESKVAVFHDDGEKFGVWPGTYEWVYEKGWLREFFDSVSSDERVNLMLYSEYLTHFKPRGIVYLPIASYFEMSEWSLPAEQAKLFVEFVETLKKHGKFEKYRVFVRGGIWKNFFFKYPESNYMHKRMLMVSKLVRENPEARKFILKAQCNDAYWHGVFGGVYLPHLRRAVWENIIRANSHVKVGTFVRDIDFDGHDEVFLENESFYAVFKPSYGGALFELSSKKRAVNYNDVLARRWEHYHEVPEAATPEEGGDEGVASIHELGKQIPEEIRRELAYDNHLRALLQDHFLDPETAIDEYRLARYLELGDFVKGTYDYSTSDGGITLWRNGTVSGRAARVEKSFRLKEDGFVVDYAVKSDAKALFGVELNLAVHSVMEKPEEFGAKSFEVNDPYGIGRVGVELDREAKVWKYPIKTLSQSEAGWDFIQQGVSYTLLFPVEGELRFRIKFREL, encoded by the coding sequence ATGGTGAACTTCATATTCGGGATCCATAACCATCAGCCTCTCGGTAACTTCGGTTGGGTCTTGGAGAGTGCCTACGAGCGTTCCTACCGGCCGTTCATGGAGATACTTGAAGACTACCCGAACATGAAGGTCGCGGTTCACATAAGCGGCCCCCTCCTTGAGTGGCTGGAGGAGAACCGTCCCGAGTATATTGGCCTTCTCCGTTCCCTTGTCCGGAAAGGGCAGCTTGAGATAGTCGTCGCCGGCTTCTATGAGCCTGTCCTGGCGGCGATTCCAAAAGAGGACAGGATAGAGCAGATAAGACTTCTGAAGGACTTTGCCAAGAAGCTCGGCTACGATGCCAAGGGCGTCTGGCTGACCGAGCGTGTGTGGCAGCCGGAGCTCGTAAAGAGCCTCCGCCAGGCTGGTATAGAGTACGTCATTGTTGACGATTACCACTTCATGAGCGCCGGTCTGAGCAAGGAGGAACTCTTCTGGCCGTACTACACGGAGGACGGCGGGGAAGTAATAGCGGTCTTCCCGATAGACGAGAAGCTGAGATATTTGATACCCTTCCGTCCGGTTGAGAAGACTGTGGAGTACCTCCATTCCCTCGACGACGGCGATGAGAGCAAGGTTGCTGTCTTCCACGACGACGGTGAAAAGTTCGGGGTCTGGCCCGGAACATATGAGTGGGTGTATGAAAAGGGCTGGCTCAGGGAGTTCTTTGATAGCGTTTCAAGCGATGAGAGGGTAAACCTTATGCTGTACTCCGAGTACCTAACCCACTTTAAGCCGAGGGGCATAGTGTACCTCCCGATAGCCTCGTACTTCGAGATGAGCGAGTGGAGCCTTCCGGCAGAGCAGGCAAAGCTCTTCGTTGAATTCGTGGAGACACTGAAGAAGCACGGGAAGTTTGAGAAATACAGGGTTTTCGTCCGCGGTGGAATCTGGAAGAACTTCTTCTTCAAGTACCCCGAGAGCAACTACATGCACAAGAGAATGCTGATGGTGAGCAAGCTGGTGAGGGAAAACCCCGAGGCGAGAAAGTTCATCCTCAAGGCCCAGTGCAACGACGCCTACTGGCACGGCGTCTTCGGCGGCGTCTACCTCCCCCACCTCAGGAGGGCGGTCTGGGAGAACATCATCCGGGCGAATAGCCATGTGAAGGTTGGAACTTTCGTGAGGGACATAGACTTCGACGGCCACGATGAGGTCTTTCTGGAGAACGAGAGCTTCTACGCGGTGTTTAAACCCTCCTACGGCGGAGCGCTGTTCGAGCTAAGCTCAAAGAAACGGGCGGTCAACTACAACGACGTTCTCGCTAGGCGGTGGGAGCACTACCACGAAGTCCCTGAGGCGGCCACCCCTGAAGAGGGGGGCGATGAGGGGGTTGCGAGCATACACGAGCTTGGCAAGCAGATTCCAGAGGAAATACGGCGGGAACTTGCCTACGACAACCACCTCAGGGCGCTCCTTCAGGATCACTTCCTCGACCCGGAAACGGCTATAGATGAGTACCGCCTTGCTAGATACCTGGAGCTCGGTGACTTCGTGAAGGGGACATACGACTACAGCACCTCCGATGGGGGCATCACCCTCTGGCGCAACGGGACTGTCTCGGGAAGGGCTGCGAGGGTTGAGAAGTCTTTCAGGTTGAAGGAGGACGGCTTTGTCGTTGACTATGCAGTAAAGAGTGACGCCAAGGCCCTCTTCGGCGTTGAGCTGAACTTGGCCGTTCACAGCGTCATGGAGAAGCCCGAGGAGTTCGGGGCGAAAAGCTTTGAGGTGAACGACCCTTACGGCATCGGAAGGGTGGGAGTGGAGCTTGACAGGGAGGCGAAGGTCTGGAAGTATCCGATAAAGACCCTTAGCCAGAGCGAAGCTGGATGGGACTTCATCCAGCAGGGCGTCAGCTACACCCTGCTGTTCCCAGTGGAGGGGGAGCTGAGGTTCCGGATTAAATTCCGGGAGCTATGA
- a CDS encoding DUF257 family protein yields MKFKEYIKTIQPGESVLIEHTSLSKHPLLFYAIGETCGWNRVLIVDVIDSVLPILRWLRLSGLQVPKDTPRVKAGGVSKWGRLLLEGDPHKDPGIFLSKFTQKLKEYYLKNPGTVTVILNPERMIPLQGNNRRFILSLANLASAFLGNSTRTTFYFVNYEMVERMYLALLEEAFTRVLIVKNEGRVLIAKSPHLEEEGMSLEI; encoded by the coding sequence ATGAAATTTAAAGAGTACATCAAAACTATACAGCCAGGGGAGAGCGTGCTCATAGAGCACACTTCCCTTTCCAAACATCCACTGCTGTTCTACGCCATCGGCGAGACCTGCGGATGGAATCGAGTGTTGATCGTGGATGTAATTGATTCGGTTCTGCCCATACTGCGGTGGCTGAGACTCTCTGGGCTTCAAGTTCCAAAGGACACACCCCGGGTAAAGGCGGGGGGGGTTTCCAAGTGGGGCAGGCTGCTCCTTGAGGGCGACCCACACAAAGACCCGGGGATATTCCTGAGCAAGTTTACCCAGAAGCTAAAGGAATACTACTTAAAAAACCCCGGAACGGTAACGGTAATACTGAATCCCGAGAGGATGATACCCCTCCAGGGCAACAACAGGCGCTTCATCCTGTCCCTGGCTAACCTAGCATCAGCGTTCCTTGGGAATTCCACGAGAACGACGTTTTATTTTGTTAACTACGAGATGGTTGAAAGGATGTATCTGGCCCTTCTTGAGGAGGCGTTTACACGCGTCCTCATCGTCAAAAATGAGGGGAGGGTTCTAATAGCCAAGTCCCCCCATCTGGAAGAGGAGGGCATGAGCCTGGAGATATAA
- a CDS encoding DUF257 family protein, which translates to MRDVIKKLLSTQDGIALVEYEAKDHPELIFYEIVKGWKDMGIEPLIVDIWDTLHIFIQNLRFAGIELEIGEVPVIKEKGIVMRGNVLGRVDIIEDFEHHLAIYGQVAKNVPERSRNHTIVLGMEKFSFTFLDNPAKLERYFETVTRRYLPIEGKMNFLFLNTSIASEYLTKGLEQDSDYVLRVSGRTVKLIKHPGVGENEI; encoded by the coding sequence ATGAGAGACGTCATAAAGAAACTTCTCTCCACTCAAGATGGCATTGCGCTCGTGGAGTACGAAGCAAAGGACCATCCGGAGCTGATATTTTATGAAATAGTAAAGGGCTGGAAAGACATGGGGATTGAGCCCCTGATAGTGGACATATGGGACACCCTGCACATATTCATCCAGAACCTCAGATTTGCGGGCATTGAGCTCGAAATTGGCGAAGTTCCGGTGATAAAAGAGAAGGGTATAGTTATGAGGGGCAATGTGCTTGGTAGGGTTGATATTATAGAGGACTTTGAACACCATCTTGCAATATACGGGCAGGTTGCAAAGAACGTTCCCGAGAGAAGCAGGAACCACACCATAGTTCTGGGCATGGAGAAGTTTTCATTCACCTTTCTCGACAATCCAGCAAAGCTCGAAAGGTACTTTGAGACCGTAACCCGGAGATACTTACCTATTGAGGGTAAGATGAACTTCCTGTTCCTGAACACAAGCATAGCTTCGGAATACCTGACAAAAGGCCTGGAACAGGACTCTGATTATGTTTTAAGGGTCTCAGGAAGGACAGTTAAGCTCATCAAGCATCCCGGGGTGGGAGAAAATGAAATTTAA
- a CDS encoding CARDB domain-containing protein — protein sequence MAVLVLSLGPFGRFASALYGTKIIDGNLSDWTVSDLIAVGQDNGQAGANLDKMYVSWDDQYLYIAIKTSNTQSWDVAYGIGIDVDPGTGNGYVSGGDSWGRSIEFSNGFALDYEIYFWWGWNSGMGTDNFNTWTGSGWNYNSISSVGGSFAYTGDTSTGLQTVEIKIPWSALGGKPERIAVMAWVTGGGGSAVDSLPVDPAIDYTNIGAEWGDTDTFTNMAVIYVAPKTIDGNLSDWSNADLLVAGRDNGQAGANLDRMYVSWDDQYLYIAIKTNNTGSWDVAYGIGIDIDPGTGNGYTTGTDSWGRSVEFSGGFALDYELYFWWGWNSGMGTDNFNTWTGSGWNYKSLADVGAKFAYTGDTSTGLQTLEIAIPWSALGGKHSRFAVMSWVTGGGGSAVDSLPVDPAIDYTNIGAEWGDTDTFTNMLVGEWFLMPDLTVSVTGPGVVGINRLGVYNVTVKNEGSLPVSNASVRVYLGGNLYTNWTVNLNAGESKWFLFNWSPNATGTYTIRAVVDEENAIPEANENNNEFTMDVQVVWVGSIDVDGNPDDWPAVSIAPNSYTVQNGVFIWSDATNDQKHDKDQWLPGGTSAHADLTEVGVTKDDRYVYFLFRFANMSNIKIGDNGATFIAVPIDYKDGGATWFAGEMDTNGVLQWDIQMAINLGGSQYTGQTSAVVSSGTGKTSLLYFVDPAGNIVQVSGALVGVNLHKNTVEVRIPLSVFGGAKEFSFQVATGFSYGPAVWNFGDPFANDGISDIVDTITKEPSTTEELSDNIPDYYIRIRMDNIVESATLVSVKMQRLIQYQNSFVMLNRFYGIRHFERDYAAYSDLLEKLNGMPLTDDMKDRLNELRNKVMDLLKLYNEGKELIDSPNYAFGASLKIYRAYTGMKKIVREMESMVEKAQSGELEREKHMQELAKNLTKTIDGNLDDWNVQPIAVDDTGYGQDGANLKALYVDYDDQFLYIALTTENKASWRVAYGIAMDYKDGGYTTGTDAWGRKVSFDKGIDAQLYFFWNGEFFGDKGTSNITSAQFVVWDGSAWKYEELKWVGFYAYTGGAENGLQTLEIAIPWEALGGKPEKLSMVAYVTGQGAGDSAVDSLPLQDAVRDKAPGEEWGDEDTFTKFATVTIE from the coding sequence ATGGCGGTTCTCGTTCTCAGCCTGGGGCCCTTTGGCAGGTTTGCAAGTGCCCTCTATGGAACCAAGATCATAGACGGAAACCTGAGCGACTGGACAGTCTCTGATCTGATAGCGGTGGGACAGGACAATGGACAGGCCGGTGCGAATCTCGACAAAATGTACGTCTCCTGGGACGATCAGTATTTGTATATTGCGATAAAGACCAGCAACACACAGAGCTGGGACGTGGCTTACGGAATAGGAATAGACGTTGACCCGGGAACCGGCAACGGTTACGTTTCCGGTGGAGACTCATGGGGCAGGAGCATTGAGTTCTCAAATGGCTTTGCTCTCGACTATGAGATTTACTTCTGGTGGGGCTGGAACAGCGGAATGGGAACCGACAACTTCAACACCTGGACCGGAAGTGGCTGGAACTACAACAGCATCTCCAGCGTTGGCGGTAGCTTCGCCTACACCGGAGACACTTCAACCGGCCTGCAGACGGTCGAGATAAAGATACCGTGGAGTGCCCTGGGAGGAAAGCCCGAGAGGATAGCTGTGATGGCGTGGGTGACTGGAGGCGGTGGTTCCGCAGTGGACAGTTTACCGGTTGACCCTGCCATAGACTACACCAACATAGGCGCAGAATGGGGAGACACCGACACCTTCACCAACATGGCGGTCATCTACGTCGCCCCCAAGACCATAGACGGAAACCTGAGCGACTGGAGCAACGCCGACCTTCTGGTGGCAGGAAGGGACAACGGGCAGGCAGGGGCAAACCTCGACAGGATGTACGTTTCCTGGGACGATCAGTATCTATACATAGCCATCAAAACCAACAACACCGGAAGCTGGGACGTTGCCTACGGGATAGGAATAGACATTGATCCGGGAACAGGCAACGGTTACACAACCGGGACTGATTCCTGGGGACGGAGCGTTGAATTCTCCGGCGGATTCGCCCTTGATTACGAGCTCTACTTCTGGTGGGGCTGGAACAGCGGAATGGGAACCGACAACTTCAACACCTGGACCGGAAGTGGCTGGAACTACAAGAGCCTTGCCGACGTTGGAGCCAAATTTGCCTACACAGGAGACACTTCAACCGGTCTCCAGACCCTTGAGATAGCCATTCCTTGGAGCGCCCTCGGAGGAAAGCACTCCAGATTTGCCGTTATGTCCTGGGTGACTGGAGGCGGTGGTTCCGCAGTGGACAGTTTACCGGTTGACCCTGCCATAGACTACACCAACATAGGCGCAGAATGGGGAGACACCGACACCTTCACCAACATGCTTGTCGGTGAATGGTTCTTAATGCCTGACCTCACCGTAAGCGTAACCGGGCCCGGCGTTGTTGGCATTAACAGGCTTGGTGTTTACAACGTGACCGTCAAAAATGAGGGTTCGTTACCGGTCAGCAACGCTAGTGTTAGGGTGTACCTTGGTGGTAACCTCTATACGAACTGGACGGTCAACCTGAACGCAGGAGAGAGCAAGTGGTTCCTTTTCAACTGGAGCCCGAACGCCACAGGAACGTACACCATAAGGGCGGTCGTTGACGAGGAAAACGCCATCCCCGAGGCCAACGAGAACAACAACGAGTTCACCATGGACGTCCAGGTTGTCTGGGTGGGCAGCATAGACGTCGACGGGAACCCCGACGACTGGCCGGCGGTTAGCATCGCCCCGAACTCATACACTGTCCAGAACGGCGTCTTCATCTGGAGCGACGCTACGAACGACCAGAAGCACGACAAGGATCAGTGGCTGCCAGGGGGGACTTCAGCCCACGCCGACCTGACGGAGGTTGGCGTCACCAAGGACGACCGCTACGTGTACTTCCTCTTCAGGTTCGCCAACATGAGCAACATAAAAATCGGGGACAACGGTGCCACGTTCATAGCCGTTCCGATAGACTATAAGGACGGTGGAGCTACGTGGTTCGCAGGTGAAATGGACACCAACGGGGTCCTTCAGTGGGACATCCAGATGGCCATAAACCTCGGCGGAAGCCAGTACACGGGCCAAACCTCGGCCGTAGTCTCCTCCGGAACGGGCAAGACCTCCCTGCTGTACTTTGTAGACCCCGCCGGAAACATCGTGCAGGTCAGCGGCGCTCTCGTTGGAGTTAACCTCCACAAGAACACCGTTGAGGTTAGAATCCCGCTGAGCGTCTTTGGAGGAGCCAAGGAGTTCAGCTTCCAGGTTGCAACAGGCTTCAGCTACGGCCCGGCCGTATGGAACTTCGGAGACCCGTTCGCGAACGATGGAATAAGCGACATAGTTGACACCATAACCAAGGAGCCGAGCACCACAGAGGAGCTCTCCGACAATATCCCCGACTACTACATCAGGATCAGGATGGACAACATCGTTGAGAGTGCCACTCTGGTTAGTGTCAAAATGCAGAGGCTAATCCAGTACCAGAACTCCTTTGTCATGCTCAACAGGTTCTACGGTATACGGCACTTTGAGAGGGACTATGCCGCCTATAGCGACCTCTTAGAGAAGCTCAACGGCATGCCGCTCACTGACGACATGAAGGACAGGCTCAACGAGCTCAGAAATAAGGTCATGGATCTCCTGAAGCTCTACAACGAGGGCAAAGAGCTGATAGACAGCCCGAACTATGCGTTCGGTGCCTCACTCAAGATATACCGGGCCTACACCGGAATGAAAAAAATAGTCAGAGAAATGGAGTCAATGGTCGAAAAGGCCCAGAGCGGCGAGCTGGAAAGGGAAAAACACATGCAGGAGCTCGCCAAGAACCTGACCAAGACTATAGACGGCAACCTCGACGACTGGAACGTCCAGCCCATAGCCGTTGATGATACCGGCTACGGGCAGGACGGTGCGAACCTCAAGGCCCTCTACGTTGACTACGACGACCAGTTCCTTTACATAGCCCTCACGACGGAGAACAAGGCATCGTGGAGGGTTGCCTACGGCATAGCGATGGACTACAAGGACGGGGGCTACACCACCGGCACCGATGCATGGGGCAGGAAGGTGAGCTTTGACAAGGGAATAGACGCGCAGTTGTACTTCTTCTGGAACGGTGAGTTCTTCGGGGACAAGGGAACCAGCAACATAACCAGCGCACAGTTTGTCGTATGGGACGGTTCGGCATGGAAGTACGAGGAGCTCAAATGGGTTGGATTCTACGCCTACACCGGGGGAGCGGAGAACGGACTTCAGACCCTTGAGATAGCCATCCCATGGGAGGCCCTTGGAGGAAAGCCGGAGAAGCTCAGTATGGTGGCATATGTAACGGGACAGGGCGCCGGCGATTCTGCCGTTGACAGCCTGCCGCTCCAGGATGCTGTCAGGGACAAAGCGCCCGGCGAAGAGTGGGGCGACGAGGACACGTTCACCAAGTTCGCCACGGTCACCATAGAGTGA
- the ttuA gene encoding tRNA-5-methyluridine(54) 2-sulfurtransferase, with amino-acid sequence MRCRFCEKPAFIKLHYPRMYLCPEHFTEYFERKVKRTIERYKLIGPGERILVVVSGGKDSAVTAHVLKKLGYDIECLHINLGIGEYSEKSEEYAKRQCEALGVPLHIVRVKELLGHGIGEVRTRRPTCSYCGLTKRYIFNKFAYDNGFDAVATGHNLDDEASFIFANLMNWNTQYLAKQGPVTPEQFNGKLVKKIKPLYELTEREVVAYALANGIEYHIEECPHAVGATTIEYKGILNDMEEKRPGTKINFVKGYLRKKHLFEAELQEKELRECEVCGMPSSGEVCSFCRFWRMEKALDFSLRRK; translated from the coding sequence ATGAGGTGCAGGTTCTGCGAGAAACCAGCTTTCATTAAGCTCCACTACCCAAGAATGTACCTCTGCCCCGAGCACTTCACGGAGTACTTCGAGAGGAAGGTGAAGAGGACGATAGAGCGCTACAAGCTTATCGGGCCGGGCGAGAGGATTCTGGTTGTTGTGAGCGGCGGGAAGGATTCAGCGGTTACCGCCCACGTGCTGAAAAAGCTCGGCTACGACATCGAGTGCCTCCACATCAACCTGGGCATCGGAGAGTACTCGGAGAAGAGCGAAGAATATGCAAAGAGGCAGTGCGAGGCTTTGGGAGTTCCCCTCCACATCGTCAGGGTTAAGGAGCTTTTGGGCCATGGAATCGGCGAAGTGAGGACGAGACGGCCCACATGCTCCTACTGCGGCCTAACCAAGCGCTACATCTTCAACAAGTTCGCCTACGACAACGGATTTGATGCAGTCGCTACCGGCCACAACCTCGACGACGAGGCGAGCTTCATCTTCGCCAACCTGATGAACTGGAACACGCAGTACCTGGCAAAGCAGGGGCCGGTAACTCCGGAACAGTTCAACGGAAAGCTCGTGAAGAAGATAAAACCGCTCTACGAGCTGACCGAGAGGGAGGTCGTGGCGTACGCCCTGGCGAACGGCATAGAGTACCACATCGAAGAATGCCCCCACGCCGTAGGAGCTACAACCATAGAGTACAAGGGCATACTCAACGACATGGAGGAGAAGAGGCCCGGGACCAAGATAAACTTCGTGAAGGGCTACCTGAGGAAGAAGCACCTCTTCGAGGCCGAGCTCCAGGAGAAGGAGCTGAGGGAGTGCGAGGTCTGCGGGATGCCGTCGAGCGGGGAGGTGTGTTCCTTCTGCAGGTTCTGGCGCATGGAGAAAGCGCTTGATTTCAGCCTCAGAAGGAAGTAA
- a CDS encoding CBS domain-containing protein: MPGEKSKNAKAKKIKIIHSKRRLLQLKRKEELSHNIRYISKVPVSVVMDRDFLKVKPSDSLIALIEGMGDEESSAVVVDDSGYLIGFVTMKDVLHFFDVPRRHSIVGFGLLKKYSVTRATYVRDIMVTKPITISINDNLGHAIRIMLETGKHHLPVVDEKGRVHGLLEVKDIIRLIRIVSL, encoded by the coding sequence ATGCCGGGGGAGAAATCTAAAAACGCCAAGGCGAAGAAGATAAAGATAATCCACAGCAAGAGGAGGCTCCTCCAGCTTAAGAGGAAGGAAGAACTGAGCCACAACATCAGGTACATCTCGAAGGTTCCCGTCAGTGTCGTCATGGACAGGGATTTCCTGAAGGTTAAACCCAGCGACTCCCTCATCGCCCTTATAGAGGGCATGGGTGATGAGGAGAGCTCCGCTGTGGTCGTTGATGACTCGGGATACCTCATTGGTTTTGTAACGATGAAGGACGTGCTCCATTTCTTTGACGTCCCAAGGAGGCATTCAATAGTGGGATTCGGCCTCCTCAAAAAGTATTCAGTCACGAGGGCGACCTACGTCAGGGACATCATGGTGACGAAGCCCATAACCATAAGCATCAATGATAACCTGGGCCATGCCATAAGGATTATGCTCGAAACGGGGAAGCACCACCTCCCGGTGGTTGATGAAAAGGGCCGCGTTCATGGGCTGCTTGAGGTGAAGGACATAATCCGGCTCATCCGCATAGTCTCGCTTTGA
- a CDS encoding DUF257 family protein translates to MSVPDGLMDTLWESLKRGEIVLIERTDSGDQYFGLSQLIRWGNEKGYTVVVVDIFDSLYLLKAKAKLAGISDEVFDKVKAIKIGGKIETGDVLGWIRDTSEPVILAKKFEETYEEVLNSEAPLLTVVVGLEKLFVTSEFYPRNIQAIITAISRYVGDERRLSIQFLKAKVIDSSRRSVVDILEDIATTVIRVSRKDKVTEFYVIKSINKSLEGLTIRV, encoded by the coding sequence GTGAGTGTCCCAGACGGCCTCATGGATACGCTTTGGGAATCCCTCAAAAGGGGAGAGATAGTCCTGATAGAAAGGACAGACAGTGGGGACCAGTACTTTGGGCTATCCCAGTTAATACGGTGGGGAAATGAAAAGGGGTACACAGTGGTGGTTGTGGACATTTTTGACTCGCTTTACCTCCTAAAAGCAAAGGCGAAGCTGGCGGGAATAAGCGACGAAGTTTTTGATAAAGTCAAAGCGATTAAAATAGGGGGCAAAATCGAAACAGGAGACGTACTGGGATGGATACGGGACACCTCCGAACCCGTCATACTGGCAAAGAAGTTTGAGGAAACTTACGAGGAAGTCCTAAATTCAGAAGCCCCCTTACTGACCGTGGTCGTGGGGCTTGAAAAGCTCTTTGTGACCTCAGAATTCTACCCAAGGAACATTCAGGCCATAATAACCGCCATATCGAGATATGTTGGGGACGAAAGGCGGCTTTCAATACAGTTTCTGAAGGCCAAGGTAATTGACTCATCAAGGAGGTCTGTTGTGGACATCCTGGAGGATATTGCCACCACAGTGATAAGGGTTTCGAGGAAAGACAAGGTTACTGAGTTTTACGTCATAAAATCAATAAACAAGAGCCTGGAGGGACTAACAATCAGGGTTTAA